The sequence below is a genomic window from Flavobacterium sediminilitoris.
TCAGTTGCAATTTATTTGGGGAATTACACCTGAAGTTTTTGAAGAATGTAAAACAGCATTTTTTGTGTCGCCCAATCAAAATTTAAATAAAATTAAAATAAATGAAGCTTCAATAAAAGAATTGGCAAAATTTCCATATTTTAATTATGCTTTTGCAAAAGAGATTGTTACTTATAGAAGTATGAATGGTGTTTTAAGTTCTATTGAAGATTTGGCAAAAATTAACAACTGTCCCTTAGAAAAATTAAAAATAATCGCCTTATATTTGGAATTCTAAAAAAATAGCTCATTTTAAAGAAATCAAATATAAATTCATGGATTCAATATATTTTACAGAAGAACATCAATTATTTAGATCAAGCTTACGCGATTTTTTGCATAAAGAAGTTGTGCCTCATATCGAAAAATGGGAAAAAACAGGAACAATCGAACGTTTTATTTGGAAAAAGTTTGGAGAAATGGGTTTTTTCGGGATACGATATCCTGAAGCATATGGAGGTTTAGGGTTGGATTTATTTTATACTGTTATCTTTTTAGAAGAACTCCAAAAAATAAAATCTGCTGGTTTTGCTGCGGCTATGTGGGCACATTCTTACTTAGCAATGACGCATTTAAATGCAGAAGGAGATGAACGAATTAAGCAAGACTATTTAGCTCCAAGTATTTCAGGTGATAAAATAGGTGCTTTATGTATTACAGAACCTTTTGGAGGTAGTGATGTTGCAGGAATGCGTACAATTGCCGTGAAAAAAGGAGATAAGTATGTTATTAATGGTTCTAAAACATTTATAACTAATGGTGTTTATGCTGATTACCTAGTTGTTGCAGCAAAGACCAGCCCTGATTTGGGAAATAAAGGAATTAGTATCTTTTTAGTAGATAGTAATACAGAAGGAGTATCTGCTACTAAACTAGATAAATTAGGATGGAGAGCTTCTGATACAGCAGAAATAGCATTTGATAATGTTGAAATTCCTATCGAAAATTTAATGGGTGAAGAAGGAAAAGGCTTTCCGTATATTATGCAGCATTTTGCTCTAGAACGTCTTATAATGGCTATTAATGCGCATGCAAGAGCAGAATATGCTATTGAATATACTATTGAATATATGTCTCAACGTGAGGCTTTTGGGAAAACAATTAATAAATTTCAAGCATTACGTCATACAATAGTGGAACATGCAACTGATGTTGAGCATTGTAAAATATTTAATTATGCTGCTGTAGCAAGATTGGATAAGGGTGAATATGTAGTAAAGGAGGCAACTATGGCCAAGTTAAAATCAACAAAAGTTGCTGATGAAACTATTTATAGCTGTTTGCAGATGTTAGGTGGTTATGGATATATGGAAGAATATCCGTTAGCACGCTTATTTAGAGATAGTCGTTTAGGACCTATTGGTGGTGGGACTTCAGAAATTCTTAAAGAAATCCTGTCAAAGATGATTATTGATAATCAAAATTATAAACCAGCCGTTAAATCATAGCTTTGTAAGCTTGTAAATACTACATTTTAGTTATATGGAAAAGAATTTTAAGTATAAACGCTTTTAAAAATTTATATTGATAAGTAAAGTGAGTATAGGGAAAATGGATGGTTTTTAGAAATTTGTTTATATTTGTAATTAATTGAGAAAGAAATATATGAGAGTGTGTTCTTTCCGATAAAAAAGACATAAGCTGTGAGTATCTTTAAAAGATTTATAGTGAAGTTTGTTTATCTTAAAAATGTTTAATTATGAAAAAAGTATCAAAACTAGGAGTTATTCTTACTAGAAGTGAGCAGAAAATGATTTTAGGTAGACGAGGACTTTTTTGTTGTGAATGGTGTGATGATGGAAGTTGTAATGGATGGGTTGATAGTCCTAGAACTCCTTGCCCAATAGCAGCTAGCTGCTAGTCTTAAAAAAAATAAAGAATAAAAAGAGATTGTATAAATCTCTTTTTTGTTTTAGATAATTGAGTGCAATTATATTTTATTTAAACAACTTAAGTTGAGTATGTTTTAAATAAATTTAGGTATTATGAAAATAATTTTTTACTTTTGCAGTCTAAATGAAAGGGGGTGCCTAAACTATGTTAATTATACCGATTAAAGACGGAGAAAATATCGATAAAGCGTTAAAGCGTTATAAAAGAAAATTCGACAAAACTGGAACTGTTCGTCAATTGAGATCACGTCAAGCTTTCCATAAGCCATCAATTGTTAAAAGAGCTCAAGTTCAAAAAGCTGCATATATTCAAAGATTGAAAGATTCATTAGAATCATAAATTTTTACAGCTATAAAATATTTAACCGTTGGAAATAAAGTGTAACTTTGTTTCTAACGGTTTTTTTATGAATAAAAATTTAGAAGCATATCAAAATTATCTTGAAAAGGAGAAAAAGTATTCTGCTCTTACTTTAAAAGCTTATGTAGGAGATGTTAATGTGTTTGTGAATTATTTGAATTTGTATCACAATGAAATCCAATTAGAAGAGGTTAATTATTCGGTAATAAGGAGTTGGATGGTTTTGTTAGTGGAATCAGGTCTTTCAAATAAATCTGTAAATAGAAAAATATCATCTTTAAAATCATTTTATAAATTTTTATTAAAAATAAAAGAAATAAAAATTAATCCTTTGTTGAAGCATAAATCCTTGAAAATACCTAAAAAAATTCAAATTCCGTTTTCGGAAAAAGAAATTCAAAATGTGTTTCAAGTAAATCAATTTTCAGATGATTTTGAAGGAATACGTAATCAGTTGATTCTTGAATTGTTTTATGCTACAGGGATTAGGCGAATAGAGTTGATAAATTTAAAAATTCAAAATGTAGATTTTTCTAATAAAGTTATTAAAGTTTTAGGGAAAAGAAATAAAGAAAGAATTGTGCCTTTGCTTCAGTGTACTGAGGAAGTATTGAAGAAATATATTCAGGTGAGAAATTGTGAAAAAAAAATGTTATCGAATGATGTGTTAATTTTGTCTAAAAAAGGGAATAAAGTTAGCGAATCGTTTGTCTATCGTTTAATAAATGATTACTTTAGTACTGTGTCTCTGAAAGTAAAAAAGAGTCCACATGTTCTTAGGCATTCATTTGCAACTCATTTGCTAAATAATGGGGCCGATTTAAATTCAGTAAAAGAATTATTAGGGCATGCTAGTTTGTCTTCTACTCAAGTATATACTCATAGTAGTTTGACAGAGTTAAAAAAAGTATATCAAGAAGCGCATCCTAGAAATCAATAATAATTCATTTGTCTAACCTAAATAAATCATTTAAAGTATGAAAGTAAATGTTCAGGCTGT
It includes:
- a CDS encoding tyrosine-type recombinase/integrase, producing the protein MNKNLEAYQNYLEKEKKYSALTLKAYVGDVNVFVNYLNLYHNEIQLEEVNYSVIRSWMVLLVESGLSNKSVNRKISSLKSFYKFLLKIKEIKINPLLKHKSLKIPKKIQIPFSEKEIQNVFQVNQFSDDFEGIRNQLILELFYATGIRRIELINLKIQNVDFSNKVIKVLGKRNKERIVPLLQCTEEVLKKYIQVRNCEKKMLSNDVLILSKKGNKVSESFVYRLINDYFSTVSLKVKKSPHVLRHSFATHLLNNGADLNSVKELLGHASLSSTQVYTHSSLTELKKVYQEAHPRNQ
- the rpsU gene encoding 30S ribosomal protein S21 — its product is MLIIPIKDGENIDKALKRYKRKFDKTGTVRQLRSRQAFHKPSIVKRAQVQKAAYIQRLKDSLES
- a CDS encoding acyl-CoA dehydrogenase family protein, with protein sequence MDSIYFTEEHQLFRSSLRDFLHKEVVPHIEKWEKTGTIERFIWKKFGEMGFFGIRYPEAYGGLGLDLFYTVIFLEELQKIKSAGFAAAMWAHSYLAMTHLNAEGDERIKQDYLAPSISGDKIGALCITEPFGGSDVAGMRTIAVKKGDKYVINGSKTFITNGVYADYLVVAAKTSPDLGNKGISIFLVDSNTEGVSATKLDKLGWRASDTAEIAFDNVEIPIENLMGEEGKGFPYIMQHFALERLIMAINAHARAEYAIEYTIEYMSQREAFGKTINKFQALRHTIVEHATDVEHCKIFNYAAVARLDKGEYVVKEATMAKLKSTKVADETIYSCLQMLGGYGYMEEYPLARLFRDSRLGPIGGGTSEILKEILSKMIIDNQNYKPAVKS